The following are encoded together in the Populus trichocarpa isolate Nisqually-1 chromosome 5, P.trichocarpa_v4.1, whole genome shotgun sequence genome:
- the LOC7464642 gene encoding pentatricopeptide repeat-containing protein At2g42920, chloroplastic → MIPCCCSLIPSPASISKFISDQPYLSMLDKNCTSMKDLQKIHAQLIKTGLAKDTIAASRVLAFCTSPAGDINYAYLVFTQIRNPNLFVWNTIIRGFSQSSTPHNAISLFIDMMFTSPTTQPQRLTYPSVFKAYAQLGLAHEGAQLHGRVIKLGLENDQFIQNTILNMYVNCGFLGEAQRIFDGATGFDVVTWNTMIIGLAKCGEIDKSRRLFDKMLLRNTVSWNSMISGYVRKGRFFEAMELFSRMQEEGIKPSEFTMVSLLNACACLGALRQGEWIHDYIVKNNFALNSIVITAIIDMYSKCGSIDKALQVFKSAPKKGLSCWNSLILGLAMSGRGNEAVRLFSKLESSNLKPDHVSFIGVLTACNHAGMVDRAKDYFLLMSETYKIEPSIKHYSCMVDVLGRAGLLEEAEELIKSMPVNPDAIIWGSLLSSCREYGNIEMAKQAAKRVNELDPNESSSFILLSNVYAAHNHFEEAIEQRLSLKEKQMDKEPGCSLIEVNGEVHEFVAGGRLHPRSKDIYHALDDLGLTLKEMG, encoded by the coding sequence ATGATACCATGTTGTTGCTCCCTAATTCCATCACCGGCTTCCATATCCAAGTTCATCTCAGACCAACCTTACCTCTCCATGCTAGACAAAAATTGCACTTCAATGAAAGACCTTCAAAAAATCCATGCCCAACTCATAAAAACTGGCCTAGCGAAAGACACCATTGCTGCTAGCCGTGTTTTGGCCTTCTGTACCTCTCCTGCAGGTGACATCAACTATGCCTACTTAGTCTTCACACAAATACGAAACCCAAACCTTTTTGTATGGAACACTATTATCAGAGGCTTCTCTCAAAGCTCAACTCCACACAATGCAATCTCTTTATTTATTGACATGATGTTCACTTCACCAACTACTCAACCTCAAAGGCTGACTTATCCTTCAGTTTTCAAGGCTTATGCTCAACTTGGTCTAGCCCACGAAGGTGCTCAGCTTCATGGCAGAGTGATAAAACTGGGACTTGAAAATGATCAGTTTATACAAAATACAATCTTGAATATGTATGTAAATTGTGGGTTTTTGGGTGAAGCTCAGAGAATTTTTGATGGAGCTACGGGATTTGATGTTGTTACGTGGAATACGATGATTATAGGACTTGCTAAATGTGGAGAGATTGATAAGTCTAGGAGGTTGTTTGATAAGATGTTGTTGAGGAATACAGTGTCATGGAATTCTATGATTAGTGGGTATGTGAGGAAAGGCAGGTTCTTTGAGGCAATGGAGCTCTTTAGCAGAATGCAAGAGGAGGGGATTAAGCCTAGTGAATTTACAATGGTGAGCTTGTTAAATGCTTGTGCTTGCTTAGGAGCACTGAGACAGGGAGAATGGATTCATGATTATATAGTGAAGAACAATTTTGCATTGAACTCTATTGTTATTACAGCGATTATAGACATGTATTCCAAGTGTGGAAGCATAGATAAGGCTCTTCAAGTGTTCAAGAGTGCCCCCAAGAAAGGATTATCATGCTGGAACTCCCTAATTTTAGGCCTAGCCATGAGTGGCCGTGGGAATGAAGCAGTCCGATTATTTTCAAAGCTCGAGTCTTCAAATCTCAAACCGGACCATGTTAGTTTTATAGGAGTCCTGACAGCTTGTAATCACGCTGGGATGGTGGACAGGGCAAAGGACTATTTCTTGTTAATGTCAGAAACATACAAGATCGAGCCATCGATAAAACATTATAGCTGCATGGTTGATGTGCTAGGCAGAGCAGGACTCCTTGAAGAGGCAGAAGAGCTAATAAAAAGCATGCCAGTAAACCCAGATGCCATTATATGGGGGTCTTTACTCTCCTCTTGCAGGGAGTACGGAAACATTGAGATGGCAAAACAAGCGGCGAAGCGTGTGAATGAGTTGGATCCAAATGAGAGCTCAAGTTTTATACTTCTGTCAAACGTTTATGCTGCTCATAATCATTTTGAAGAAGCAATTGAGCAAAGGCTCTCTCTGAAAGAGAAGCAGATGGACAAAGAACCTGGATGTAGTTTGATTGAAGTGAATGGCGAGGTTCATGAATTCGTTGCGGGGGGACGCCTGCATCCAAGATCCAAAGATATCTACCATGCATTGGATGATCTGGGATTGACGTTAAAGGAGATGGGATAG
- the LOC7464639 gene encoding glycerol-3-phosphate acyltransferase 1 gives MVFQMVLLKFADWILYQLLANSCYRAARKMRSYGFFLKNHSLKSSQQQAPSFPNVFKCGLENRGSDILVCDIHGGLLRTESFFPYFMLVAFEGGSILRAFLLLLSCPILWVLDYELKLRAMIFITFCGLRLKDMENVSRAVLPKFYLENLHLKAFEVLASTGSRFAFTSVPRVMVEGFLKEYLLFDNVTGTELHTVGHYFTGLVSDSGLVLKHRALKDYFGDKKPDIGLGSSSLHDHLFISLCKEAYVVSRDEGKSGTSSVMPRDKYPKPLVFHDGRLAFLPTPLATLSMFMWLPIGVFLAFFRLFVGIHLPYKLALFLGIWSGLDLRVKGCSPSRSGHRKGILYVCTHRTLLDPVFLSTSLGQPLTAVTYSLSRMSEIIAPIKTVRLTRDRKQDGRTMQRLLSEGDLVVCPEGTTCREPYLLRFSSLFAELANEMVPVAMNTRVSMFYGTTASGLKCLDPIFFLMNPRPSYHIQILEKLPRELTCAGGRSSCEVANYIQRKLADTLGFECTTLTRKDKYMMLAGNEGIVQDKREKSQSIGK, from the exons ATGGTCTTCCAAATGGTGCTTCTCAAGTTTGCAGACTGGATCTTGTACCAGCTCCTGGCTAACTCATGTTACAGGGCTGCTAGGAAGATGAGAAGTTACGGgttctttttgaaaaaccatTCTCTAAAATCATCACAGCAACAAGCTCCTTCGTTCCCTAATGTGTTCAAGTGTGGTTTGGAAAATAGGGGCTCTGATATTTTGGTGTGTGACATTCATGGGGGCTTATTAAGAACAGAatctttctttccttatttCATGCTAGTTGCTTTCGAAGGAGGTAGCATACTTAGAGCATTTTTGTTGCTGTTATCATGTCCTATTTTGTGGGTTTTAGACTATGAGCTTAAGTTGAGGGCCATGATATTTATCACCTTTTGTGGGCTTAGGTTGAAGGATATGGAGAATGTTAGTAGAGCTGTTTTGCCTAAGTTTTATCTTGAGAATCTTCATCTCAAGGCTTTTGAGGTGTTAGCTTCAACTGGGTCCAGGTTTGCTTTTACAAGTGTCCCTAGAGTCATGGTCGAAGGATTTCTCAAGGAATATTTGCTGTTTGACAATGTGACAGGGACTGAATTGCACACTGTTGGGCACTACTTTACCGGTTTGGTGTCTGATTCTGGTTTAGTTTTGAAGCACAGAGCCCTAAAGGATTACTTCGGAGACAAGAAGCCTGACATAGGCCTTGGAAGTTCAAGCCTCCATGACCACCTTTTCATATCGCTTTGCAAG GAAGCTTACGTGGTGAGCAGGGACGAGGGCAAGAGCGGTACAAGTTCGGTAATGCCAAGGGACAAGTACCCTAAACCTCTTGTATTTCATGACGGAAGGCTAGCTTTCTTGCCCACTCCGTTGGCTACTCTTTCAATGTTTATGTGGCTCCCAATAGGAGTATTTCTTGCCTTCTTTAGACTCTTTGTTGGTATTCACCTTCCTTATAAATTAGCACTGTTTTTGGGCATATGGAGTGGTTTGGACCTAAGAGTCAAAGGGTGCAGCCCTTCAAGGTCAGGTCACAGAAAAGGGATACTCTATGTTTGCACCCATCGAACACTTTTGGACCCGGTTTTTCTCAGCACATCTTTAGGTCAGCCACTGACTGCTGTCACGTACAGCCTGAGCAGGATGTCAGAAATAATTGCCCCTATTAAAACGGTGAGGTTGACAAGAGATAGAAAACAAGATGGTAGGACAATGCAAAGATTGCTAAGTGAAGGTGACTTAGTGGTATGCCCTGAAGGAACCACATGTAGAGAGCCATATTTGTTGAGGTTTAGTTCTCTGTTTGCTGAACTAGCTAATGAGATGGTCCCTGTGGCCATGAACACTCGTGTAAGCATGTTCTATGGAACAACTGCAAGTGGGTTAAAATGCTTGGATCCCATTTTCTTTTTGATGAACCCTAGACCCAGCTACCACATCCAGATTCTTGAGAAGTTGCCTAGAGAGCTCACATGTGCTGGGGGGAGATCAAGCTGTGAAGTTGCAAACTACATACAAAGAAAATTGGCTGATACTTTAGGATTTGAGTGCACTACTCTTACAAGGAAGGACAAGTACATGATGCTCGCAGGAAATGAAGGAATTGTCCAGGATAAGAGAGAGAAATCCCAGTCAATTGGCAAATAA
- the LOC7464799 gene encoding ribose-phosphate pyrophosphokinase 4 isoform X1, which translates to MEVDKVETQNQQQKHKQVHLFYCLESEELARKVAGHSDLITLQSINWRNFDDGFPNLFINNAEDLRGQHVAFLACFSSPGVIFEQLSVIYALPRLFAASFTLVLPFFPTGSFERMEEEGDVATAFTMARILSNIPISRGGPTSLVIYDIHALQERFYFGDQVLPLFVTGIPLLKQRLHQLPESDKIAVAFPDDGAWKRFHKLLDHFPMVVCVKVREGDERIVRIKEGNPAGYHVVIVDDLVQSGGTLVECQKVLAAHGAAKVSAYVTHGVFPKRSWERFTHKNEAGMEDAFAYFWITDSCPHTVKAIANKRPFEVLSLAGSIADALQI; encoded by the exons ATGGAGGTGGACAAAGTAGAGACTCAAAACCAACAACAGAAACACAAGCAAGTACATCTGTTTTACTGCTTGGAATCCGAAGAGCTTGCCCGTAAAGTTGCCGGTCACTCTGACCTCATCACCCTGCAATCCATCAACTGGAG gAATTTTGATGATGGATTTCCTAACCTTTTTATAAACAATGCTGAAGATTTGCGGGGTCAGCATGTTGCCTTCCTTGCATGTTTTAGTTCCCCGGGAGTTATCTTCGAACAGCTATCTGTCATTTATGCGCTGCCACGTCTGTTTGCTGCTTCTTTCACATTGGTGTTGCCTTTCTTTCCAACTGGCTCCTTCGAGCGAATGGAAGAAGAAGGGGATGTTGCAACTGCATTTACCATGGCAAGGATATTGTCAAACATTCCCATTTCAAGAGGTGGCCCCACTAGTCTAGTCATATATGACATACACGCACTGCAG GAAAGGTTCTATTTTGGGGACCAAGTTTTGCCTTTATTTGTGACTGGGATTCCTCTGTTAAAGCAACGTCTTCACCAACTTCCTGAATCCGATAAG ATTGCTGTTGCATTTCCAGATGATGGAGCTTGGAAGCGATTCCACAAGCTGTTGGATCATTTTCCTAtg GTGGTATGTGTGAAGGTTCGTGAAGGTGATGAGAGGATAGTTAGAATAAAGGAGGGAAATCCTGCTGGTTACCATGTTGTCATTGTTGATGATTTGGTACAATCTGGAGGCACACTTGTTGAGTGCCAG AAAGTATTAGCAGCTCACGGTGCAGCAAAAGTAAGTGCATATGTCACCCACGGTGTCTTTCCTAAGCGCTCTTGGGAGCGTTTCACTCACAAAAATGAGG cagGCATGGAGGATGCATTTGCCTATTTTTGGATAACAGATTCCTGCCCTCACACTGTGAAAGCCATAGCAAATAAGCGTCCATTTGAAGTTTTGAGTCTTGCTGGATCCATTGCTGATGCTTTACAAATATGA
- the LOC7464641 gene encoding uncharacterized protein LOC7464641: protein MSKISLEDYLHFFLSHKQFGLSPNFLNQIIRMHGFKKIDKVSQKVLIDAVDKIDLENLSRSTVKEKNEISSCTLMNMEDIVADMKKLDWQECRVTSIQSLNAKSDLQGVAGGGGKRKRKRKRGSSSARGAAAAIDALSTTTALV from the exons atgagcaAGATTTCTCTCGAAGATTATCTCCATTTTTTTCTATCTCACAAGCAATTCGGTCTCTCCCCCAATTTCCTCAATCAG ATTATTCGCATGCACGGCTTCAAGAAAATCGATAAAGTCTCTCAG AAGGTGTTGATAGATGCGGTGGATAAAATAGATCTGGAGAATCTGTCACGCTCCACAGTGAAAGAGAAAAACGAAATATCGTCATGCACATTGATGAACATGGAGGACATCGTGGCGGACATGAAGAAGCTCGACTGGCAGGAGTGCCGCGTCACTTCCATCCAATCACTCAACGCAAAATCAGATCTCCAAGGTgtagctggaggaggaggcaaaaggaagaggaagaggaagagaggTAGTAGCAGTGCAAgaggtgctgctgctgctattgATGCTCTATCTACTACTACGGCTCTTGTTTGA
- the LOC18099637 gene encoding AT-hook motif nuclear-localized protein 16 isoform X3 gives MAGDSERIMERNQESEKGHDRRPNMEAILVASKLPKAVPPISSARGGETLRRPRGRPAGSKNKPKPPIIVTRDSANALRAHAMEVSSGCDVCESLANFARRKQRGISVLSGSGCVTNVTLRQPASSGAIVTLHGRFEILSLLGSVLPPPAPQGITGLTIYLAGAQGQVVGGVVVGALIASGPVVIMAASFMNASFDRLPLDEDGITAAVQNQHYQNGRRHHLDIPDLYGMPQKLLTNGAVTPEIYSWAPARTMSKS, from the coding sequence ATGGCTGGAGATTCCGAAAGAATCATGGAACGAAACCAAGAATCGGAGAAGGGTCATGACCGCAGACCGAACATGGAGGCCATCCTTGTGGCTTCAAAGTTGCCGAAGGCAGTGCCGCCTATTTCTTCGGCACGCGGGGGTGAAACTCTCAGGCGTCCACGTGGAAGGCCAGCTGGCTCCAAAAACAAGCCAAAACCTCCTATTATTGTTACTCGAGATAGTGCTAACGCACTCCGAGCCCATGCAATGGAGGTGAGCTCCGGCTGCGATGTGTGTGAGAGTTTAGCCAACTTTGCAAGAAGGAAGCAGCGTGGAATATCAGTGCTTAGTGGGAGCGGTTGTGTAACCAATGTGACCCTAAGACAACCAGCCTCGTCGGGGGCCATCGTGACCCTTCATGGGCGGTTTGAGATACTCTCACTGCTTGGATCTGTCTTGCCCCCACCTGCTCCACAGGGGATCACGGGACTAACCATCTACCTGGCAGGGGCTCAAGGGCAGGTTGTGGGTGGAGTTGTGGTTGGTGCCCTCATTGCTTCAGGCCCTGTTGTGATCATGGCTGCATCATTCATGAACGCGTCTTTTGATCGTTTGCCGTTGGATGAGGATGGAATCACTGCTGCTGTGCAGAATCAGCATTACCAAAACGGTCGTCGTCACCACCTCGATATCCCGGATTTGTACGGAATGCCGCAGAAATTGCTCACCAATGGTGCTGTGACCCCTGAGATTTACTCTTGGGCACCGGCGCGAACCATGTCAAAATCCTAA
- the LOC7464799 gene encoding ribose-phosphate pyrophosphokinase 4 isoform X3 — protein sequence MEVDKVETQNQQQKHKQVHLFYCLESEELARKVAGHSDLITLQSINWRNFDDGFPNLFINNAEDLRGQHVAFLACFSSPGVIFEQLSVIYALPRLFAASFTLVLPFFPTGSFERMEEEGDVATAFTMARILSNIPISRGGPTSLVIYDIHALQERFYFGDQVLPLFVTGIPLLKQRLHQLPESDKIAVAFPDDGAWKRFHKLLDHFPMVVCVKVREGDERIVRIKEGNPAGYHVVIVDDLVQSGGTLVECQKVLAAHGAAKVSAYVTHGVFPKRSWERFTHTVKAIANKRPFEVLSLAGSIADALQI from the exons ATGGAGGTGGACAAAGTAGAGACTCAAAACCAACAACAGAAACACAAGCAAGTACATCTGTTTTACTGCTTGGAATCCGAAGAGCTTGCCCGTAAAGTTGCCGGTCACTCTGACCTCATCACCCTGCAATCCATCAACTGGAG gAATTTTGATGATGGATTTCCTAACCTTTTTATAAACAATGCTGAAGATTTGCGGGGTCAGCATGTTGCCTTCCTTGCATGTTTTAGTTCCCCGGGAGTTATCTTCGAACAGCTATCTGTCATTTATGCGCTGCCACGTCTGTTTGCTGCTTCTTTCACATTGGTGTTGCCTTTCTTTCCAACTGGCTCCTTCGAGCGAATGGAAGAAGAAGGGGATGTTGCAACTGCATTTACCATGGCAAGGATATTGTCAAACATTCCCATTTCAAGAGGTGGCCCCACTAGTCTAGTCATATATGACATACACGCACTGCAG GAAAGGTTCTATTTTGGGGACCAAGTTTTGCCTTTATTTGTGACTGGGATTCCTCTGTTAAAGCAACGTCTTCACCAACTTCCTGAATCCGATAAG ATTGCTGTTGCATTTCCAGATGATGGAGCTTGGAAGCGATTCCACAAGCTGTTGGATCATTTTCCTAtg GTGGTATGTGTGAAGGTTCGTGAAGGTGATGAGAGGATAGTTAGAATAAAGGAGGGAAATCCTGCTGGTTACCATGTTGTCATTGTTGATGATTTGGTACAATCTGGAGGCACACTTGTTGAGTGCCAG AAAGTATTAGCAGCTCACGGTGCAGCAAAAGTAAGTGCATATGTCACCCACGGTGTCTTTCCTAAGCGCTCTTGGGAGCGTTTCACTCACA CTGTGAAAGCCATAGCAAATAAGCGTCCATTTGAAGTTTTGAGTCTTGCTGGATCCATTGCTGATGCTTTACAAATATGA
- the LOC7464800 gene encoding uncharacterized protein LOC7464800 yields the protein MEDPSLIQPILIPRDIATASSSSTTTTTTSFYYFDDTDADYIKHWSSNSSIILRLLLITSIGIISIWANYEASKGFGITLVNDAKDSAEGKRFTLSYISNDKATRIILNTSLFVENLLYPNINDDTKKQVIHHVTLRLASNNLPNLVTVDTNTNNEFVINISPSVLMGHPKNLDYAITSVVLQGMARAWIWDSESRAPQWLLDGMVEYINGLAGFGPVRNLGGHESLDDQFGKFCSGDKDPMVVAQFLKNCERHEKGFIQRLNKALRDDHQWIGRTVEDVLGISEQNLCDLYKNTSQGLSSW from the coding sequence ATGGAAGACCCTTCCCTCATCCAACCCATCCTGATCCCCAGAGATATTGCCactgcctcctcctcctccaccaccaccaccaccacctccttctACTACTTTGATGACACGGATGCTGACTACATCAAGCATTGGTCTTCAAATTCTAGCATCATTCTTCGGCTTCTTTTGATCACTTCCATTGGAATTATCTCCATCTGGGCAAACTATGAAGCATCAAAAGGCTTCGGTATTACATTAGTCAACGATGCCAAAGACTCCGCAGAAGGCAAACGCTTCACCCTCTCGTACATTTCCAACGACAAAGCCACCCGTATAATCCTAAACACTAGCCTCTTCGTTGAAAACCTTCTTTATCCGAATATCAACGACGACACCAAGAAGCAAGTGATCCACCATGTTACTCTAAGGCTGGCCAGCAACAACCTACCAAACTTGGTCACGGTGGACACCAACACCAACAATGAGTTTGTCATCAACATAAGTCCATCAGTATTAATGGGCCATCCTAAAAACCTTGATTATGCAATTACATCAGTTGTTTTACAAGGTATGGCTCGTGCATGGATATGGGACTCCGAGTCTAGAGCTCCGCAATGGCTCCTTGATGGCATGGTGGAGTACATTAATGGGTTGGCTGGTTTTGGCCCTGTGAGAAATCTTGGTGGCCACGAGTCACTGGATGATCAATTTGGTAAATTTTGCTCAGGAGATAAGGATCCTATGGTTGTGGcacaatttttgaaaaactgTGAGAGACATGAAAAGGGATTCATCCAACGGTTAAATAAAGCTCTGAGAGACGATCATCAGTGGATCGGCCGGACGGTGGAGGACGTGCTAGGGATATCGGAACAGAATCTATGTGATTTGTACAAGAACACGTCACAAGGTTTGTCAAGCTGGTGA
- the LOC7464640 gene encoding glucan endo-1,3-beta-glucosidase 12 has translation MGGRVIYSLMFCLLGLFLSSSGSSVTKRSANENSERAGHGSKQVVVLVNSISGSQKDITTPITTVPTIIPTTSTPLINPNSDPDSTSPATITPMVTPTSTTTPVSPGASWCIASPSASPTALQVALDYACGYGGADCSAILPSGSCYNPNTVHDHASYAFNSYYQKNPVPSSCNFGGTAATTSTNPSTGTCQFPSTSTSSSVLNTTNSNGATVYGAVPSNPAPSVATKINEKPHFMSLTFIILLLAKLTSTPGYRG, from the exons ATGGGTGGCAGAGTCATCTACTCCCTAATGTTTTGCTTACTCGGTCTCTTCCTTTCTTCATCAG GTTCAAGTGTTACAAAAAGGTCAGCAAATGAGAATAGTGAACGAGCAGGCCATGGATCAAAACAGGTTGTAGTCCTTGTGAATTCTATTTCCGGCAGCCAAAAGGACATCACAACCCCGATAACCACTGTTCCCACAATAATTCCCACCACATCGACTCCCCTGATAAACCCAAATTCAGACCCCGATTCCACATCGCCCGCTACCATTACGCCAATGGTAACCCCAACGTCAACAACAACACCTGTGTCTCCAGGAGCTAGCTGGTGTATTGCTAGCCCAAGTGCATCACCAACAGCGTTACAAGTTGCTTTGGATTATGCTTGTGGCTATGGCGGTGCTGATTGCTCAGCAATTCTACCTAGTGGAAGCTGTTACAATCCAAACACTGTTCATGACCATGCCTCCTATGCATTCAACAGCTATTATCAGAAGAATCCAGTGCCTAGTAGCTGTAATTTTGGAGGAACTGCTGCTACTACTAGCACTAATCCAA GTACTGGGACATGTCAGTTTCCTTCCACTAG CACAAGCTCGTCGGTCTTGAACACAACAAACTCAAATGGCGCAACTGTTTATGGTGCAGTGCCTTCGAATCCTGCCCCATCGGTAGCTACCAAAATTAACGAGAAACCACATTTTATGTCTCTGACATTTATCATTTTGTTGCTGGCTAAATTAACATCAACTCCGGGCTACAGGGGATAA
- the LOC7464799 gene encoding ribose-phosphate pyrophosphokinase 4 isoform X2, with translation MEVDKVETQNQQQKHKQVHLFYCLESEELARKVAGHSDLITLQSINWRNFDDGFPNLFINNAEDLRGQHVAFLACFSSPGVIFEQLSVIYALPRLFAASFTLVLPFFPTGSFERMEEEGDVATAFTMARILSNIPISRGGPTSLVIYDIHALQERFYFGDQVLPLFVTGIPLLKQRLHQLPESDKIAVAFPDDGAWKRFHKLLDHFPMVVCVKVREGDERIVRIKEGNPAGYHVVIVDDLVQSGGTLVECQKVLAAHGAAKVSAYVTHGVFPKRSWERFTHKNEGMEDAFAYFWITDSCPHTVKAIANKRPFEVLSLAGSIADALQI, from the exons ATGGAGGTGGACAAAGTAGAGACTCAAAACCAACAACAGAAACACAAGCAAGTACATCTGTTTTACTGCTTGGAATCCGAAGAGCTTGCCCGTAAAGTTGCCGGTCACTCTGACCTCATCACCCTGCAATCCATCAACTGGAG gAATTTTGATGATGGATTTCCTAACCTTTTTATAAACAATGCTGAAGATTTGCGGGGTCAGCATGTTGCCTTCCTTGCATGTTTTAGTTCCCCGGGAGTTATCTTCGAACAGCTATCTGTCATTTATGCGCTGCCACGTCTGTTTGCTGCTTCTTTCACATTGGTGTTGCCTTTCTTTCCAACTGGCTCCTTCGAGCGAATGGAAGAAGAAGGGGATGTTGCAACTGCATTTACCATGGCAAGGATATTGTCAAACATTCCCATTTCAAGAGGTGGCCCCACTAGTCTAGTCATATATGACATACACGCACTGCAG GAAAGGTTCTATTTTGGGGACCAAGTTTTGCCTTTATTTGTGACTGGGATTCCTCTGTTAAAGCAACGTCTTCACCAACTTCCTGAATCCGATAAG ATTGCTGTTGCATTTCCAGATGATGGAGCTTGGAAGCGATTCCACAAGCTGTTGGATCATTTTCCTAtg GTGGTATGTGTGAAGGTTCGTGAAGGTGATGAGAGGATAGTTAGAATAAAGGAGGGAAATCCTGCTGGTTACCATGTTGTCATTGTTGATGATTTGGTACAATCTGGAGGCACACTTGTTGAGTGCCAG AAAGTATTAGCAGCTCACGGTGCAGCAAAAGTAAGTGCATATGTCACCCACGGTGTCTTTCCTAAGCGCTCTTGGGAGCGTTTCACTCACAAAAATGAGG GCATGGAGGATGCATTTGCCTATTTTTGGATAACAGATTCCTGCCCTCACACTGTGAAAGCCATAGCAAATAAGCGTCCATTTGAAGTTTTGAGTCTTGCTGGATCCATTGCTGATGCTTTACAAATATGA